One region of Limnospira fusiformis SAG 85.79 genomic DNA includes:
- a CDS encoding Hsp70 family protein yields MSYDSEHNPVMGIDLGTTNSAIAYWKGEDRGPVSYEVDDGENTLQSVVYYDSDNSTDEQYQFLVGKSALRRGELNPSYMKREFKRRMKNASHSIILGGKIFSPIELSAEVLKKIYRDVIIKYPAGKFQARSTVVTVPYDFEEIACENTKQAARMANINFKELLQEPIAASLSYALDRVNHTQQGSGEEKILVFDLGGGTFDLTLFRLQQQPHKLIFEVLATGGHSQLGGIDFDECLTKFLLERSKISLENVRDVRQKRVAERKLKDAVIETKHSLTSTDSDYCSIADILPGQNLELKVKRQDFESSIEHYLKDIQSIMSQLWRQTQIQPNQVDRIILVGGSSRIPCIRQLLIENIGDKIYQHPTPDLCVAEGAAIYAAYLEDLRVFGNREVEIVTNGFDANISILNQQIEELRQQVSDLEIQLEDKKDKIQELEANLKDIQESQNIDDIPETIDPWNILEEKYSNNEIIDVQVTSINNGGAVVEVFNLQGFIPRSHLIKSHNQSLVGQLLKVVVLELTPNLLFSMLHIGQLGEGIISGIQPYGVFVEFNRLSGLLHKSQITNKDFDSIDKLFYKNQIIKAVIIKLENLPGERIRIALSTKILEEYPGEMLENMDKVMSEAEARLAQARQKLSL; encoded by the coding sequence ATGTCATACGATTCCGAACACAATCCGGTAATGGGAATAGATTTGGGTACAACCAATAGCGCGATCGCCTATTGGAAGGGTGAGGATAGGGGACCAGTTTCTTATGAGGTCGATGATGGAGAAAACACTCTCCAATCAGTTGTGTACTATGATTCTGATAATTCAACCGATGAACAATATCAATTTTTGGTAGGTAAATCTGCTTTAAGACGAGGCGAATTGAATCCGAGCTACATGAAGAGAGAGTTTAAACGAAGAATGAAAAATGCTTCACATTCTATCATTCTTGGGGGAAAAATATTTTCACCAATAGAACTATCTGCCGAAGTTCTCAAAAAGATTTACCGGGATGTAATTATAAAATATCCTGCAGGAAAATTTCAAGCTCGTAGTACGGTTGTAACTGTCCCCTATGACTTTGAAGAAATTGCTTGTGAAAATACTAAACAAGCCGCTAGAATGGCTAATATTAACTTCAAAGAACTTCTACAAGAACCAATTGCAGCTTCTCTATCCTATGCTTTGGATAGAGTCAATCACACTCAACAGGGTAGCGGAGAAGAAAAAATTTTGGTATTCGATTTGGGTGGTGGTACATTTGACTTAACTTTATTCCGCTTACAACAGCAACCTCATAAGCTGATTTTTGAAGTCTTAGCGACAGGGGGTCATTCTCAACTGGGTGGAATTGACTTTGATGAATGTTTAACTAAGTTTTTACTGGAAAGATCTAAGATTAGCTTGGAGAATGTCCGCGACGTAAGACAAAAGAGAGTTGCTGAACGTAAATTAAAAGATGCAGTCATCGAGACGAAGCATTCACTTACCTCTACAGATAGTGATTATTGTTCGATAGCAGACATTTTACCTGGTCAGAATTTAGAATTAAAGGTGAAAAGACAGGATTTTGAAAGCTCTATCGAACATTATCTTAAAGACATTCAATCCATTATGTCCCAGTTATGGAGACAAACCCAAATTCAGCCCAATCAAGTCGATCGCATTATTTTAGTGGGTGGTTCTAGCCGTATTCCCTGTATCCGACAACTTTTAATTGAAAACATCGGTGACAAAATATATCAGCATCCTACGCCAGACCTTTGTGTAGCAGAGGGTGCAGCAATTTATGCTGCTTATTTAGAGGATCTGCGTGTATTCGGAAATCGTGAAGTTGAAATTGTAACCAATGGGTTTGATGCCAATATTTCAATTTTAAATCAACAGATTGAAGAGTTACGTCAGCAAGTTTCTGACCTAGAAATTCAGTTAGAAGATAAGAAGGATAAAATTCAAGAATTGGAAGCAAATCTGAAAGATATCCAAGAATCTCAAAATATTGATGATATCCCAGAGACTATCGATCCGTGGAATATTTTGGAAGAAAAATATTCTAATAATGAGATTATTGATGTACAAGTAACAAGCATCAACAATGGTGGTGCGGTTGTCGAAGTATTCAATCTACAGGGATTTATACCGCGATCTCACCTTATAAAATCACACAATCAATCTCTTGTTGGTCAATTGCTAAAAGTGGTTGTTTTAGAATTAACACCTAATTTATTATTTTCTATGCTGCACATAGGTCAACTAGGTGAAGGAATAATTTCAGGAATTCAACCTTATGGGGTGTTTGTTGAATTTAATAGATTGTCAGGATTGCTACATAAGAGTCAAATCACTAATAAAGATTTCGATTCTATCGATAAATTATTTTATAAAAATCAAATAATCAAGGCGGTAATTATCAAACTGGAGAATCTGCCAGGGGAAAGAATAAGAATAGCTTTATCAACAAAGATTTTAGAAGAATATCCAGGAGAAATGCTGGAAAATATGGATAAGGTTATGAGTGAAGCTGAAGCAAGACTTGCTCAAGCTAGGCAAAAACTATCTCTGTAA
- a CDS encoding Hsp70 family protein — MTNFKPSQYQQDIFKWIESGSGDGFVQAVAGSGKTTTLVEGAKKLKNSKALFLAFNKNIADHLSKKLPHNMEASTFHRLGNGCLFKMLGATQPVDEYKYRNLANEEAQKISTKIKYSDKNSWSEAPINLNKSTIAKQLGDLVHFAMVTLTDPSDRNATLNMIHHFGIDIDFEQPIIFNELLSGATRIIASGEELARNAKIIGFDDMVYLPVQWNLRVPKYDWIFVDEAQDLSKAQLELALRARERGGRILFVGDKHQAIYGFAGANCDSVDEIIKETGAKELPLSICYRCPTSHLNLAREIVPYIEPRPDAPEGDIKTIKLDKLSGIVQEGDLILSRTTAPLVELCIELISKNIPARVRGRDIGTSITSIAQEISRISGFTYSKLPIYVKDWEQQKLEKLQSNPDNEGKIQSLRDRCQSIIACYEGFNCSSIEKLCNRLERLFGDDRPGVILSTIHRAKGLQNRRVMILDYEKLPLKWLGQKSHELEQEWNLKYVALTRAEEALFLVQTGQKLEETSNRNNALPNQNKDKPKNVSQPNYERNNVVSPSLRERQTSPTIKPNINPKLQGNNAEMNYKLGIDLGTTNSVVSVWRNGKVETLTIEGDELMPSVVSFLPDGSCMVGKSAKRRFLLYPEQSVASSKRYMGDINQLYQRQGKYFSPTDIAKLILEKIAKVAQQALGEEVKDAVITVPAYFNEAQRAETKKAAEKAGLNVLHLIGEPTAAAIAYGIDTSQNQTLMVYDLGGGTFDVSILVVNNNSFDVKAVDGDGRLGGDDFDQAIVDWACQKFMAQSGIDLNSHPKKETELAKLKELAEQVKIELSSADDACLYTTCLGHSLELNISRQEYNTLINPLLERTIQIMNRVLAKAKLTAQDIDRVILVGGSTHTPAVREMLKWEIKEPYTASRVALVVSHGAAYLAAGKCPNISEVTAHSLGIAMRNSNKNQLFFKPIIPQQTTYPCRLGVLGYTIDSYQEQVQMKVYRGENNDPEENTYLGELYLPVSPPQKEKVPVGAIFDLDADGIIHFTAVQLPVGAASQGIRQYALENNSSLDLSAVDVLIKGGQAKTKMVKIEKAVVK; from the coding sequence ATGACTAACTTCAAACCCTCTCAATATCAACAAGACATCTTCAAGTGGATCGAGTCAGGTTCAGGAGATGGTTTTGTCCAAGCCGTAGCAGGAAGCGGTAAAACTACAACTTTAGTAGAAGGTGCCAAAAAACTAAAAAACAGCAAGGCATTATTTTTGGCTTTTAATAAAAATATCGCCGATCACTTGAGTAAAAAACTGCCGCATAATATGGAGGCTAGCACTTTTCATCGCCTAGGGAATGGCTGCCTGTTTAAAATGTTGGGTGCAACTCAGCCAGTAGATGAATATAAATATCGAAATTTGGCAAATGAAGAAGCTCAAAAAATTTCAACAAAGATAAAATATAGTGACAAAAATAGTTGGAGTGAAGCTCCCATAAATCTAAACAAAAGTACAATTGCCAAGCAATTGGGTGATTTGGTTCATTTTGCAATGGTCACTCTTACCGACCCTAGCGATCGCAATGCGACCTTGAATATGATTCACCACTTCGGTATAGATATTGACTTTGAACAGCCTATAATATTCAATGAGTTATTGTCAGGAGCGACTCGGATTATCGCCAGTGGAGAAGAACTTGCACGGAATGCCAAAATCATTGGTTTTGATGATATGGTTTATCTGCCAGTACAATGGAATCTACGAGTTCCTAAATATGATTGGATATTTGTAGATGAAGCTCAAGATTTATCTAAGGCTCAATTAGAATTAGCATTACGCGCTCGTGAGCGAGGAGGAAGGATATTATTTGTTGGAGATAAACACCAGGCAATTTACGGATTTGCTGGTGCTAATTGTGATAGTGTTGATGAAATTATTAAGGAAACAGGGGCTAAAGAGCTACCTTTATCTATCTGCTATCGCTGTCCAACTTCCCATCTTAATCTTGCCAGAGAAATTGTTCCATATATTGAACCACGCCCAGATGCACCAGAAGGAGATATTAAGACAATTAAACTCGATAAACTTTCTGGTATAGTCCAAGAAGGAGATTTAATCTTATCTCGAACTACCGCACCATTGGTTGAACTATGTATTGAGTTAATTAGCAAGAATATCCCGGCGCGTGTACGCGGGCGAGATATTGGCACATCTATTACCAGCATTGCTCAAGAAATTTCTCGTATTTCGGGGTTTACTTATTCCAAGTTACCCATATATGTCAAAGATTGGGAGCAGCAAAAATTAGAAAAGCTACAATCTAATCCAGACAATGAAGGGAAAATTCAATCTTTACGCGATCGCTGTCAAAGTATCATTGCTTGCTACGAAGGATTTAACTGTTCTTCTATTGAAAAACTCTGTAATCGACTAGAGAGATTATTTGGTGACGATCGTCCTGGGGTAATACTATCCACAATTCATCGGGCTAAAGGGCTGCAAAATCGACGAGTGATGATTTTAGATTATGAAAAACTACCTCTAAAATGGTTAGGACAAAAATCTCACGAATTAGAACAAGAGTGGAATCTTAAATATGTAGCATTAACCCGTGCAGAGGAGGCATTATTCTTGGTTCAAACGGGCCAAAAATTGGAAGAAACTTCAAATCGTAATAACGCTTTACCAAATCAGAATAAGGACAAACCAAAAAATGTTTCTCAACCCAACTATGAGCGGAACAATGTTGTTTCTCCCAGTTTAAGAGAACGGCAAACTTCGCCAACCATTAAACCCAATATTAACCCAAAATTACAAGGAAATAATGCTGAAATGAATTACAAACTTGGTATCGATTTAGGAACCACCAACTCTGTTGTTTCTGTCTGGCGTAATGGAAAAGTAGAAACCCTGACAATCGAGGGAGATGAACTCATGCCTTCTGTGGTTTCTTTTCTCCCTGATGGCAGTTGTATGGTAGGAAAAAGCGCGAAAAGAAGATTCCTGCTTTATCCAGAACAAAGCGTTGCGTCTTCTAAGCGTTATATGGGAGATATCAACCAGCTTTATCAGCGACAAGGAAAATATTTCTCTCCTACTGATATCGCCAAGTTGATCCTAGAGAAAATTGCTAAAGTTGCTCAACAAGCTCTTGGAGAAGAGGTTAAGGATGCAGTGATTACGGTTCCAGCTTATTTTAACGAAGCACAGAGGGCAGAGACAAAGAAAGCCGCAGAAAAAGCGGGGCTAAATGTTCTTCATTTAATTGGAGAACCAACCGCAGCCGCGATCGCCTATGGGATTGATACTAGCCAAAATCAGACCCTAATGGTTTATGACTTAGGGGGTGGTACATTTGATGTATCCATCCTAGTTGTCAACAACAATAGCTTTGATGTTAAAGCCGTCGATGGAGACGGTCGGTTAGGTGGTGATGATTTTGACCAGGCGATCGTAGATTGGGCTTGCCAAAAATTCATGGCTCAGTCAGGGATTGACCTTAACAGCCACCCTAAAAAGGAGACAGAACTAGCAAAACTAAAAGAACTAGCAGAACAAGTCAAGATTGAACTATCAAGTGCTGATGATGCTTGTTTATACACGACTTGTCTCGGTCATTCATTGGAATTGAATATTTCCCGACAGGAATACAACACGCTGATCAATCCTCTGTTGGAACGCACCATCCAGATTATGAATCGGGTTTTGGCAAAGGCAAAATTGACGGCTCAAGACATTGATCGAGTGATTTTGGTAGGCGGATCGACTCATACTCCCGCAGTCCGAGAAATGCTGAAATGGGAAATTAAAGAACCCTATACAGCTTCCCGTGTTGCATTAGTAGTTTCTCATGGGGCAGCCTACTTAGCAGCAGGTAAGTGTCCAAACATCAGCGAAGTTACAGCCCACTCCCTAGGGATAGCTATGCGTAATTCTAATAAAAACCAGCTATTCTTTAAACCAATTATTCCCCAACAAACGACTTATCCCTGCCGATTGGGTGTATTGGGATATACCATTGATTCCTATCAAGAGCAAGTCCAAATGAAGGTTTATCGGGGCGAAAATAACGATCCGGAAGAAAATACTTATTTAGGTGAACTGTACTTACCAGTATCGCCACCACAGAAAGAAAAAGTTCCTGTCGGTGCCATTTTTGACTTGGATGCAGATGGAATCATTCATTTTACTGCGGTGCAACTGCCAGTTGGCGCGGCTAGTCAAGGGATTCGTCAATATGCTCTTGAGAATAATAGTTCTTTAGATTTATCAGCAGTGGATGTTTTGATAAAAGGAGGTCAGGCTAAAACCAAAATGGTAAAAATTGAAAAAGCAGTGGTCAAATAA
- the grpE gene encoding nucleotide exchange factor GrpE — protein sequence MNDNQLSEPQQTTIEENTTSPPSDEKSANFNLADVIFHFFRGILEFLRSCFYNFWGIQGMGKTKEKSIVITEKQQSILNKIVSQQFSPELVLGVIIIRELAKGKQEQQVADDLGIKIKTVRQWAGKWLKATEELSLDDPSVDDDRLTQLIEKVFGSFQLPSETESSPVLPSAWETQIQTLNDRLINLESQLQTTNQSVTSVESQFPQVLNQLQGLENQLFPVIPQLTERVMGLESQLQATNESVTGLESQLQATNESVTGLESQLQATNESVKGLESQLPEVINQLQRLEDEMFPPLPPAIAKLVEDVCQKDEVSLAQDQQDIEDYYKQAQHWSNLNATLNHELKSAIENWESNLLPDCRKLKEQLPENIQERLKPRHEVIEMINRSLLRLRDVVDGLMANELPAKPQLPAITQQQLRNIVDGDLDPDAASQAIETELNHVQRERYQQIRAIQDVAETNQKNFTNFVKNKVLAILDNLDEGERYSKPIVKELVEETRQHQEILEQWLGFHGILRANLLDLLTPLGISTMKIEIGSPIDWNRHEPLDKEAEPQLPNESIKEVIRNGYEFSMGNGKQPQLLREAMVIIVNN from the coding sequence ATGAATGATAATCAGTTGTCAGAACCTCAACAGACCACAATTGAGGAAAATACTACATCGCCGCCATCAGACGAAAAATCTGCAAATTTTAATTTGGCTGATGTAATCTTCCACTTTTTCCGAGGTATTTTAGAATTTTTGCGTTCATGTTTTTATAATTTTTGGGGGATTCAGGGAATGGGCAAAACGAAAGAAAAATCAATTGTGATCACAGAAAAACAGCAATCTATCCTAAATAAGATAGTTTCTCAGCAGTTTTCACCAGAATTAGTGCTGGGAGTTATAATTATCCGAGAACTAGCAAAAGGCAAACAGGAGCAACAGGTAGCTGACGATCTGGGAATCAAAATCAAGACGGTGCGTCAGTGGGCGGGAAAATGGTTAAAGGCAACGGAGGAACTCTCACTTGATGATCCCAGTGTGGATGACGATCGGCTAACTCAATTGATAGAGAAGGTGTTTGGAAGTTTTCAGTTACCTTCTGAAACTGAGTCGTCTCCGGTATTACCATCAGCCTGGGAAACTCAAATTCAAACATTGAATGATCGCCTAATCAACTTAGAAAGCCAACTGCAAACAACTAATCAGAGTGTCACGAGCGTAGAAAGTCAATTTCCGCAGGTACTCAATCAGTTACAGGGGCTAGAAAATCAGCTTTTTCCAGTTATTCCACAGCTAACCGAGCGGGTGATGGGCTTAGAAAGCCAATTGCAAGCAACTAATGAGAGTGTCACGGGCTTAGAAAGCCAATTGCAAGCAACTAATGAGAGTGTCACGGGCTTAGAAAGCCAATTGCAAGCAACTAATGAGAGTGTCAAGGGCTTAGAAAGTCAGTTGCCGGAGGTAATCAATCAGTTGCAACGGCTGGAGGATGAGATGTTCCCTCCACTGCCACCGGCTATCGCAAAACTGGTTGAGGACGTTTGCCAGAAGGATGAGGTTAGTCTCGCTCAAGATCAACAAGATATTGAGGACTACTACAAGCAGGCTCAACATTGGAGTAATTTGAATGCCACTTTAAATCATGAGTTAAAGTCTGCGATCGAGAATTGGGAGAGCAACCTACTACCCGATTGTCGTAAGTTAAAAGAACAATTGCCTGAAAACATCCAGGAAAGGTTAAAACCACGACATGAAGTTATAGAAATGATTAATCGTAGTTTGTTACGTTTGCGCGATGTAGTTGATGGGCTGATGGCGAATGAATTGCCAGCTAAACCTCAGCTACCGGCAATAACCCAACAACAGTTAAGGAATATTGTAGATGGCGATTTAGATCCAGATGCAGCGAGCCAAGCCATTGAAACCGAATTAAATCATGTGCAACGAGAGCGTTATCAGCAGATCCGCGCCATTCAGGATGTAGCCGAGACCAATCAAAAAAACTTTACCAATTTTGTCAAAAATAAAGTCCTGGCAATTCTCGATAATTTAGATGAGGGAGAACGCTATTCTAAGCCAATTGTCAAAGAATTAGTTGAGGAAACCCGCCAGCATCAGGAAATACTCGAACAGTGGCTAGGTTTTCATGGAATTTTGCGAGCAAATTTGCTAGATTTGCTGACTCCATTGGGCATCAGCACAATGAAAATAGAGATTGGCAGTCCAATAGACTGGAATCGTCACGAACCTTTGGACAAAGAAGCCGAGCCTCAATTACCCAATGAATCTATCAAGGAAGTGATTCGTAACGGTTATGAGTTCAGTATGGGGAATGGCAAACAACCTCAACTGCTGCGCGAAGCGATGGTAATTATCGTCAATAATTAA
- a CDS encoding CHASE2 domain-containing protein, producing the protein MTSPQKSTLVVINLGYGNLLSGFPHVTALLWESENHRPFKFTGALPPAPELDGIYRRWNLIYQALYRRPGWYPRIQIDQEDITNVSEVEFADICQQYIEVINQWLGAETFRNIDRQLRSHLYHDDEIQLILETDDELVRRLPWHLWDFLSDYPQAEIALSVPEYHRVKKKLHPRKKMRILAILGNDNGLDIEADRQVLSENDDAETVFLWKPSRQEVDKQLWDDRGWDILFFAGHSESEENGNGGLLAINSTEKIGISHLKLSLRKAISRGLQLAIFNSCQGLALATELADLHIPQIIVMREPVSDRVAHAFLAQFIQAFSRGYSFYLAVREARERLQGLEDKFPCASWLPIICQNPAESPIVWRQQPPPPKRNFLPRGDRTFWLTSLSITLMILIIRQLGILQGWELRLYDHLMRSRPTEPPDPRILVIEVTENDLQLRQEYSISDGTLSQVLQQLEPHEPRAIGLTIYRDFPVPPGESEWRTQMQEQDNLFAICSFPRSNEPAVRSPDVIPKNRLGFDDVLVDPDGILRRHLFFMRANPDCNTAFSLSFQLARKYLESENIFPDNQGNQNNPLKFGQAIFHPLQSPHTGGYQNIAIGGWSVMLNYRSFPIARTLTLTQVLQGDFDPNLVKDRIVLIGFTSRVNAKFFSTPYRAGKSPSEQVPGVMVQAQMVSHILSAALDGRPLIRVWLWWQEVIWVVLWSIAGSAIALYISHRGWAIAAIVIAIAILYILCYLLFLQGTWVPLLPPLLTLAIGPFLTKFLRKFLP; encoded by the coding sequence ATGACCAGCCCCCAAAAATCAACTCTTGTCGTCATTAATTTAGGATATGGGAATTTGCTATCCGGTTTTCCCCATGTCACCGCACTGCTTTGGGAATCAGAAAATCACCGTCCCTTCAAGTTTACTGGCGCGTTACCTCCCGCCCCGGAATTGGATGGGATTTATCGTCGCTGGAATTTGATTTATCAAGCACTGTATCGCCGTCCGGGATGGTATCCACGCATTCAAATAGATCAGGAAGATATCACCAATGTTTCTGAGGTAGAATTTGCGGACATTTGCCAGCAGTATATTGAGGTAATTAATCAGTGGTTGGGTGCAGAGACATTTAGAAATATCGATCGCCAATTGCGATCGCATCTCTACCATGATGACGAAATCCAATTAATTCTGGAAACCGATGACGAATTAGTGAGGCGTTTACCGTGGCATTTATGGGATTTTTTGTCTGATTATCCCCAAGCCGAAATTGCTTTAAGCGTCCCCGAATATCATCGAGTAAAGAAGAAGTTGCACCCCAGAAAAAAGATGAGAATTTTAGCTATTCTAGGCAATGATAACGGTCTCGACATAGAGGCGGATCGCCAGGTGTTGTCAGAAAACGATGATGCGGAAACTGTTTTTTTGTGGAAACCTTCCCGTCAAGAAGTTGACAAACAGTTATGGGATGATCGCGGTTGGGATATTTTATTTTTTGCTGGTCATAGTGAGAGTGAAGAAAATGGGAACGGGGGGTTATTGGCGATTAATTCCACCGAGAAAATCGGCATTTCTCATCTAAAATTATCTCTAAGAAAGGCTATCAGCAGAGGTTTACAACTGGCGATTTTTAATTCTTGCCAGGGGTTGGCGTTAGCTACAGAATTGGCGGATTTACATATTCCCCAAATCATTGTAATGCGAGAACCCGTGTCGGACAGGGTAGCCCATGCCTTTTTGGCGCAATTTATCCAGGCTTTTTCGAGGGGATATTCTTTTTATTTAGCAGTGCGAGAAGCCCGGGAACGTTTACAGGGTTTAGAAGATAAATTCCCCTGTGCGAGTTGGTTGCCAATTATCTGTCAAAATCCTGCCGAATCACCCATAGTCTGGCGACAGCAACCGCCACCGCCAAAACGGAATTTTTTACCAAGGGGCGATCGCACTTTTTGGTTAACCAGTTTGTCGATAACTTTAATGATTCTAATTATCCGGCAATTGGGAATTTTACAAGGGTGGGAATTGCGACTCTATGACCACTTAATGCGATCGCGTCCTACCGAACCACCAGACCCCCGAATTTTAGTCATTGAAGTGACCGAAAATGATTTACAATTGCGACAAGAATATTCTATCTCAGATGGCACTCTTAGTCAAGTATTGCAGCAATTAGAACCCCATGAACCCAGAGCGATCGGGTTAACCATTTATCGAGATTTTCCCGTTCCTCCTGGGGAGTCAGAATGGCGAACACAAATGCAGGAACAAGACAATTTATTTGCTATATGTAGTTTCCCAAGGTCTAATGAACCCGCAGTGCGATCGCCTGATGTCATCCCCAAAAATCGCTTAGGATTCGATGATGTCCTAGTCGATCCTGATGGAATTTTGCGCCGTCACCTATTCTTTATGAGAGCCAACCCCGACTGTAACACCGCTTTTTCCTTGAGCTTTCAATTAGCCCGCAAATATCTGGAGTCTGAGAATATTTTTCCCGACAATCAAGGCAATCAAAACAACCCATTAAAATTCGGTCAAGCCATTTTTCACCCTCTGCAAAGTCCCCATACAGGAGGATACCAAAATATAGCGATCGGGGGTTGGTCTGTGATGTTAAATTATCGTTCTTTTCCCATAGCCAGAACTCTGACCCTCACCCAAGTTTTGCAGGGAGATTTTGACCCCAACCTAGTCAAAGACAGAATTGTGCTGATTGGTTTTACCAGTAGAGTCAACGCCAAATTTTTTAGCACCCCCTACCGTGCCGGAAAATCTCCTTCTGAGCAAGTACCAGGAGTCATGGTCCAAGCACAGATGGTCAGCCATATTCTTAGTGCAGCCCTTGACGGTCGTCCGCTGATTAGGGTATGGCTTTGGTGGCAAGAAGTGATTTGGGTGGTATTGTGGTCAATAGCCGGAAGTGCGATCGCATTGTATATCAGCCATCGGGGATGGGCGATCGCCGCGATCGTGATAGCGATCGCGATCCTATATATCCTTTGCTATCTGCTATTCCTGCAAGGAACCTGGGTTCCCCTCCTCCCCCCACTATTAACATTGGCGATCGGTCCTTTTTTGACGAAATTTTTGCGTAAATTTCTGCCCTGA
- a CDS encoding DUF928 domain-containing protein — translation MSSPSRKPPKPRQFKLSIALILLIGIVPIQRVYGTYSRELRPENHQLPLSDTLVATAFDVPDPQPPEDREGSGSRTSCPAVDKPLTALIPSQVNYTLSGHPTFWFYVPYSSELTREVEFVVLDEQETEVYQTVVRITDTPGIVSFRLPDSLPPLEIGKKYLWQFSYRCHPRIRAEDDYVQAMVERVAASRSLTSQLEAATTPMQRVEIYAANGLWHDTLTTLAELRRDNAGNADIAAGWTELLESIGLGHLANEAIGGCCR, via the coding sequence TTGTCCAGTCCTTCGAGAAAACCCCCAAAACCCCGCCAATTTAAGTTATCCATCGCCTTGATTCTCTTAATCGGGATAGTGCCAATACAGCGAGTTTACGGCACTTATAGCAGGGAATTACGCCCGGAAAATCATCAATTGCCATTATCCGATACCCTTGTCGCCACAGCCTTTGACGTACCAGACCCCCAACCCCCAGAAGATCGGGAAGGTTCTGGGAGTCGCACCTCTTGTCCCGCCGTCGATAAACCTCTGACCGCATTAATTCCCAGTCAAGTGAACTACACCCTATCGGGACATCCCACATTCTGGTTTTATGTACCTTATTCCTCCGAGCTAACCCGTGAGGTAGAATTTGTGGTATTGGACGAACAAGAAACCGAAGTTTACCAAACCGTCGTGAGGATTACCGATACACCGGGAATTGTGAGTTTCCGCCTACCGGACAGCCTCCCCCCCTTGGAAATTGGCAAAAAATATTTGTGGCAATTCTCCTATAGATGTCATCCCAGAATTAGGGCTGAGGATGACTATGTACAAGCAATGGTGGAAAGAGTTGCCGCCTCGAGAAGTCTAACCAGTCAGCTAGAAGCGGCAACAACACCCATGCAGCGGGTGGAAATCTATGCAGCGAATGGGTTATGGCACGATACCCTCACGACTCTCGCCGAATTACGTCGGGATAATGCAGGAAATGCAGATATCGCCGCCGGGTGGACGGAACTTCTGGAATCTATTGGTTTGGGTCATCTAGCTAATGAGGCGATCGGGGGTTGTTGTCGTTAG